One Mycolicibacterium pulveris genomic region harbors:
- the dosR gene encoding hypoxia response regulator transcription factor DosR/DevR — MVKVFLVDDHEVVRRGLIDLLNSDPELEVIGEAGSVAQAMARIPALQPDVAVLDVRLPDGNGIELCRDLLSRLPNLRCLMLSSFTSDEAMLDAILAGASGYVVKDIKGMELAKAVKDVGAGRSLLDNRAAAALMAKLRGSAQQADPLSELTEQERVLLNLLGEGLTNKQIAARMFLAEKTVKNYVSRLLAKLGMQRRTQAAVFVSKLNRPSGTEE, encoded by the coding sequence ATGGTGAAGGTCTTTCTGGTGGATGACCACGAGGTCGTCCGGCGGGGGCTGATCGATCTGCTCAACTCGGATCCCGAGCTCGAGGTCATCGGCGAGGCCGGATCCGTGGCCCAGGCGATGGCGCGCATACCGGCGTTGCAGCCCGACGTCGCCGTGCTGGATGTGCGGTTGCCCGACGGTAACGGCATCGAACTGTGCCGCGACCTGTTGTCGCGCCTGCCCAATCTGCGCTGTCTGATGTTGTCCTCGTTCACCTCCGATGAAGCCATGCTGGACGCCATCCTGGCCGGAGCGAGCGGCTATGTCGTCAAGGACATCAAAGGCATGGAACTGGCCAAGGCCGTCAAAGACGTCGGCGCCGGCCGTTCCCTGCTCGACAACCGCGCCGCCGCGGCGTTGATGGCCAAACTGCGCGGGTCGGCCCAACAGGCCGACCCGTTGTCCGAACTCACCGAACAGGAGCGGGTGCTGCTGAATCTGCTGGGTGAGGGGCTGACGAACAAGCAGATCGCGGCCCGGATGTTCCTGGCCGAAAAGACGGTCAAGAACTACGTATCTCGGCTGTTGGCCAAACTCGGCATGCAACGCCGCACCCAGGCCGCGGTGTTCGTGTCCAAGCTGAACCGGCCTTCCGGTACCGAGGAATAG